Proteins from one Pseudarthrobacter sp. BIM B-2242 genomic window:
- a CDS encoding cache domain-containing protein, giving the protein MMPAAEVAHAAATLSSWLSGVCAEVNKLASDISSLLEGNLAGKPGIDMAALAGLDEYPRDFLTRNTFAAGAGTFFAVDTLAPGLPALDWWARKEYGTVGRLDLDVTPGSSRYYDYEKLPFFSTAASTGEQSLWGPYVDFLGFEEYILTFAAPLSVQGRFTGVAACDIRIKDLEPLIMPTLRAISADAALVNASNRVILGNSGLYLVGERIKSDYPSQHRTALDVPHLGLSLIYIA; this is encoded by the coding sequence ATGATGCCCGCCGCTGAAGTCGCACACGCTGCCGCTACCCTTTCTTCCTGGCTGAGCGGCGTCTGCGCGGAGGTGAATAAACTCGCCAGCGACATTTCCTCCCTCCTGGAGGGAAATCTGGCCGGCAAGCCCGGCATCGACATGGCTGCACTGGCAGGGCTGGACGAATATCCCCGCGACTTCCTGACACGGAATACCTTTGCGGCCGGAGCCGGAACGTTCTTTGCGGTGGACACCCTCGCGCCGGGGCTTCCGGCGTTGGACTGGTGGGCCCGCAAGGAATACGGCACCGTCGGCAGGCTCGACCTGGATGTGACTCCCGGCAGCAGCCGCTACTACGACTATGAAAAGCTGCCGTTTTTCTCCACCGCCGCGTCCACAGGTGAACAGAGCCTCTGGGGGCCGTACGTGGACTTCCTTGGCTTCGAGGAATACATCCTGACATTTGCGGCTCCGCTGTCTGTCCAGGGACGGTTCACCGGTGTAGCTGCCTGCGACATCAGGATCAAGGACCTGGAACCCCTCATCATGCCGACCCTGCGCGCTATCTCGGCCGACGCCGCCCTCGTCAACGCCAGCAACCGCGTCATTCTCGGCAACTCCGGTTTATATCTTGTGGGTGAGCGGATAAAGTCCGACTACCCCAGTCAGCATCGGACCGCCCTGGACGTCCCCCACCTCGGGCTTTCCTTGATCTATATCGCCTAG
- a CDS encoding APC family permease has product MSENRLDGTDHLERSIDWKQGLAIALGVPLLILPSLGYLPMYVSAAAILIWGISVLQGFMQSTAYAEMATTFPKASGLPGFAQHVFRTENYKGKYDKGKLIGGFSAWSYWFAWNPVLAIFSILVGGYLHGLFPVLAETFTEYQLALISGLVIFTGLFVVNWFGLKDGAKLGYVLAAFSLIPLVVLTVAPFATGKVELSNITGSWMPADWAWDMHHILILFGIFAIAQWSACAWETAAIYGPEYKNPSRDVPKALYACGIICFFSFVLVQSAVIGVLGVEGVLAEPLSPLIPVALAVFGQAGTMVTIIMLIAAMILIIQTAYLGSSRAMHSMSSEGNLPRVFGKTNRQGTPFVAMLVIGAFNLVLISMGTPAAILAASAIGYTCANGISLFAYVRAKNHPAFKNLERPFKAPKGWKKVALIFGLFNLPLCLVGVVYLNSLEVGWTSTWVGFLVLSLYIPIWLYTQRESRRLNGKAATAPSSDEDAGDLERVPSP; this is encoded by the coding sequence ATGAGTGAAAATCGTTTAGACGGCACCGATCACCTGGAAAGGTCGATCGACTGGAAGCAGGGTTTGGCCATTGCGCTGGGCGTTCCCTTGCTGATTCTGCCCTCCTTGGGCTACCTGCCGATGTACGTGTCTGCCGCAGCAATCCTCATCTGGGGAATATCGGTCCTGCAGGGTTTTATGCAGAGCACCGCCTATGCCGAGATGGCCACCACCTTCCCCAAAGCATCCGGCCTGCCGGGCTTTGCACAGCACGTCTTCCGGACGGAGAACTACAAGGGCAAGTACGACAAGGGCAAGCTGATCGGCGGCTTCAGCGCCTGGAGCTACTGGTTTGCCTGGAACCCTGTACTCGCCATCTTTTCCATCCTGGTGGGCGGATACCTGCACGGGCTGTTTCCGGTGCTGGCCGAGACCTTCACCGAGTACCAGCTGGCGCTGATCTCCGGCCTGGTGATTTTCACCGGGTTGTTCGTAGTGAACTGGTTCGGCCTCAAGGATGGCGCCAAGCTGGGTTACGTCCTGGCTGCGTTCTCTCTTATACCCCTGGTGGTCCTGACCGTAGCGCCCTTCGCCACCGGGAAGGTGGAGCTCTCAAATATCACCGGCAGCTGGATGCCGGCCGACTGGGCCTGGGACATGCACCACATCCTGATCCTCTTTGGCATCTTTGCGATCGCCCAGTGGAGTGCCTGCGCCTGGGAAACGGCAGCCATCTACGGTCCCGAGTACAAAAACCCGTCGAGAGACGTTCCCAAAGCACTCTATGCCTGCGGCATCATCTGTTTCTTCTCGTTTGTACTGGTGCAATCTGCAGTGATCGGCGTGCTGGGAGTTGAGGGCGTACTGGCCGAGCCCTTGTCGCCGCTGATTCCAGTGGCCCTGGCTGTCTTCGGCCAAGCAGGCACCATGGTCACCATCATCATGCTGATCGCTGCCATGATCCTCATCATCCAGACGGCCTACCTGGGCTCCTCCCGCGCCATGCACTCCATGTCGAGTGAAGGCAACCTGCCCAGGGTGTTCGGCAAAACAAACCGCCAGGGTACACCGTTTGTTGCCATGCTGGTCATCGGCGCCTTCAACCTCGTGCTGATCTCCATGGGGACGCCGGCGGCAATCCTTGCGGCGTCCGCGATCGGCTACACCTGCGCCAACGGCATCAGCCTGTTTGCCTATGTCAGGGCCAAAAATCACCCTGCCTTCAAAAACCTGGAACGGCCCTTCAAGGCACCCAAGGGCTGGAAAAAGGTTGCCCTGATCTTCGGCCTCTTTAACCTCCCCCTGTGCCTGGTGGGCGTGGTGTACCTGAACAGCCTGGAGGTCGGCTGGACTTCAACCTGGGTGGGCTTCCTCGTACTGTCGCTATACATACCCATCTGGTTGTATACCCAGCGCGAATCCCGCCGCTTAAACGGCAAGGCAGCTACCGCTCCCTCCTCGGACGAGGACGCCGGAGATCTTGAAAGGGTTCCAAGTCCCTGA
- a CDS encoding cupin domain-containing protein has product METALVGSLTKAGSIQKVENGFIGLPSMNEPGTISAIGDSLHNPEGSVMCAGFFELKASEPLIYTYTYDEMKVVIKGEFILTDQSTGEVTHAKERDVLFFPKGTTVKFETPEYGLGFFAGDRTFNP; this is encoded by the coding sequence ATGGAAACTGCACTCGTAGGATCACTGACCAAGGCCGGATCCATCCAAAAGGTCGAAAACGGCTTCATCGGCCTGCCGTCGATGAACGAGCCCGGCACGATCTCCGCGATCGGCGACTCGCTGCACAACCCGGAGGGCTCGGTCATGTGCGCCGGCTTCTTCGAACTGAAGGCGTCCGAGCCGCTGATCTACACCTACACCTACGACGAGATGAAGGTTGTCATCAAGGGCGAATTCATCCTCACCGACCAGAGCACCGGCGAAGTCACACACGCCAAGGAACGCGACGTGCTGTTCTTCCCCAAGGGCACCACCGTGAAGTTCGAGACCCCCGAGTACGGCCTGGGGTTCTTCGCCGGCGACCGCACCTTCAACCCGTAA
- a CDS encoding dimethylamine monooxygenase subunit DmmA family protein, protein MRSASTPPAAGNGLEPGFRGVICVSFGSTGDTAVPDTDGQPRYDLHFEAATADTLLELKSVFSSSHVGVRLVLAGPPADIRAAAAVAADCGLLGEEVTLLSQETGPRFVYCPHCLSTTADRTGGTEVTCHGCSTVLAVTDHFSRRRGAYLGYSAHAEEAA, encoded by the coding sequence ATGCGTTCCGCGTCCACGCCGCCAGCAGCCGGCAACGGCCTGGAACCTGGTTTCCGCGGTGTCATCTGTGTATCTTTCGGATCCACAGGTGACACCGCAGTTCCAGACACCGATGGCCAGCCCCGCTACGATCTCCATTTCGAAGCAGCAACAGCCGACACCCTCTTGGAACTCAAGTCCGTATTCAGCAGTTCCCATGTTGGCGTCCGCCTTGTCCTTGCAGGACCCCCGGCAGATATCCGGGCAGCCGCCGCCGTCGCAGCGGACTGCGGACTTCTGGGGGAGGAAGTAACGCTCCTGTCCCAGGAAACCGGACCCCGGTTTGTTTATTGTCCGCATTGCCTCTCCACCACCGCTGACCGGACAGGCGGCACCGAGGTGACGTGTCACGGGTGCTCCACCGTCCTGGCCGTCACTGATCACTTTTCCCGACGAAGAGGCGCATACCTGGGCTACTCAGCCCATGCCGAGGAGGCAGCATGA
- a CDS encoding PDR/VanB family oxidoreductase, with protein sequence MTAIALQPQVHPAVEGGLHLEVTDISRQTESIVSITFAAPEGGRLPSYVPGSHLVVQYGSGVNAYSLTGSGNAPSDYTISVLRVDEGAGGSVAMHRLSVGDRVNVSRPRSAFAPASTASHHLLVAAGIGITPILSHARAAVERGNTASMIYVHRPDAGAHVTEARELLGPGLTALVECTSRSSFQSVLAEALITQPLGTHLYVCGPVVFMDAVLEEARSQGWSAARLHSEAFGATELDAGEPFTVHLARSGVSLEVPAGVSLLETLETAGKTIPNMCRKGICGECVLPVLRGAPQHRDLYLSDQEKAENTTMMCCVSRSNDPELELDL encoded by the coding sequence ATGACCGCCATAGCGCTCCAGCCCCAGGTCCACCCGGCGGTGGAGGGAGGCCTCCACCTGGAGGTGACAGACATCAGCCGCCAGACGGAATCGATTGTCAGCATTACCTTCGCCGCTCCGGAGGGTGGACGGTTGCCCTCCTATGTCCCGGGGAGCCACCTGGTGGTCCAATACGGGAGCGGCGTCAATGCATACTCGCTGACAGGTTCAGGCAACGCACCGTCCGACTACACCATCTCTGTCCTGAGGGTCGATGAAGGCGCCGGCGGCTCGGTAGCCATGCACCGGCTCTCCGTCGGCGACCGTGTTAACGTTTCGCGCCCCCGGAGCGCATTTGCTCCCGCATCAACCGCGTCGCATCATCTGCTGGTTGCTGCAGGAATCGGGATCACGCCGATTCTTTCGCACGCCAGGGCCGCGGTGGAGCGGGGCAACACAGCATCAATGATCTACGTGCACCGGCCGGACGCCGGCGCCCACGTGACGGAAGCACGGGAACTGCTGGGGCCGGGGCTGACCGCTCTGGTGGAGTGCACCAGCCGGAGCAGTTTCCAAAGCGTTCTGGCCGAAGCGCTCATAACACAGCCCCTCGGCACCCACCTCTACGTGTGCGGTCCCGTTGTCTTCATGGATGCGGTCCTGGAAGAGGCCCGGAGCCAGGGCTGGTCAGCCGCCCGGCTTCACTCAGAAGCCTTTGGCGCAACCGAACTGGACGCGGGTGAACCCTTTACGGTGCATCTGGCACGCAGCGGCGTTAGTTTGGAAGTTCCGGCCGGCGTTTCGCTGCTGGAGACACTCGAAACAGCAGGGAAGACCATCCCCAACATGTGCCGCAAGGGCATCTGCGGGGAATGCGTCCTGCCGGTTCTTCGTGGCGCACCGCAGCACCGCGACCTGTACCTGTCCGACCAGGAAAAAGCCGAGAACACCACAATGATGTGCTGTGTTTCGCGCAGCAACGACCCAGAATTGGAGTTGGACCTTTGA
- a CDS encoding DUF3445 domain-containing protein has product MSSTIIETDPDAVLLPERIRRFPFPFANDTYRYSANVEPATKTAPTEAGSWGAHLVDIDEHYLDELSERAKVLERDASRVNVLPHMRPAVWDALTTLLSSMADDYPDTMSFHREGNVCRWHNGLQDLDVEFTVGDDSSLPEGPLRFLGSQIQDDIILLDVRDDTLWLDAGLVTFAADWSFGFDVGMNFMEIHHPVPRVKEERIISRAEQFLLRLQPGEQFRRTNWTMTIGRRMDTSTETYPEWGPDRSTIADDPAMPEKLHLRVEVQHLVRLPHSGALLFLVRTHLLPLSDIARVPAWREKMGHVLAELPDDMAEYKGIIRYRKAASDWLLGR; this is encoded by the coding sequence TTGAGTAGCACGATCATCGAAACCGATCCGGACGCAGTCCTTCTCCCCGAACGGATCAGGCGCTTCCCTTTTCCTTTTGCCAACGACACGTACCGGTACAGCGCTAACGTCGAACCGGCCACCAAAACTGCACCGACAGAAGCCGGCTCCTGGGGAGCCCACCTGGTGGACATCGACGAACACTACCTGGACGAACTGTCCGAGCGCGCCAAAGTGCTGGAACGCGACGCTTCCCGCGTGAACGTCCTCCCCCACATGCGACCGGCAGTGTGGGACGCCCTGACCACCCTGCTGTCCTCCATGGCGGATGATTACCCGGACACGATGTCTTTCCACCGGGAAGGCAACGTCTGCCGCTGGCATAACGGCCTGCAGGATCTCGACGTCGAATTTACCGTCGGCGACGACAGCTCACTGCCTGAAGGTCCGCTGCGCTTCCTCGGCAGCCAGATCCAGGACGACATCATTCTTCTCGACGTCCGGGACGATACGCTGTGGCTTGATGCCGGCCTCGTGACCTTCGCCGCTGACTGGTCATTCGGCTTCGATGTCGGCATGAACTTCATGGAAATCCATCATCCCGTCCCGCGGGTGAAGGAAGAACGCATCATCAGCCGGGCTGAGCAGTTCCTGCTGCGCCTGCAGCCCGGCGAACAGTTCCGGCGGACCAACTGGACCATGACCATCGGCCGGCGCATGGACACCTCCACGGAAACGTACCCGGAATGGGGTCCGGACCGAAGCACCATTGCCGACGACCCTGCCATGCCGGAGAAGCTCCACCTTCGCGTGGAAGTTCAGCACCTGGTCCGCCTTCCGCACTCCGGCGCCTTGCTGTTCCTGGTCAGGACCCACCTCCTGCCCCTTTCCGACATCGCCCGGGTACCGGCGTGGCGGGAAAAGATGGGCCATGTGCTGGCCGAACTGCCGGACGACATGGCCGAATACAAGGGCATCATCCGCTACCGCAAAGCCGCTTCTGACTGGCTGCTGGGCCGCTAG
- a CDS encoding primary-amine oxidase: MTLNTEIHTGVGVSHPLDPLSREEISRAAAILKDGPAAAESFRFISIELREPEKELLRTGAAVTREADAVLVNRAEARSYEAIVDLESGIVSKWTQLPAHIHPPFMLDEFAEGEESCRQNPEVQAALAKRGITDMSLVCFEPWSVGYFGEDDLGRRLMRALVFVREEADDSPYAHPIENFIVIVDLNSGEVVKVDDDQAIPVPSASGNYLPKYVGEPRTDLKPISITQPEGASFTVTGNHVQWADWSFRVGFTPREGLVLHQLKFRNKGVERPVINRASLSEMVVPYGDTAPVQAKKNAFDSGEYNIGNMANSLTLGCDCLGEIKYFDGITADSHGNPLTIENAICMHEEDDSILWKHFDFREGTTETRRSRKLVISFIATVANYEYAFYWHLFLDGSIEFLVKATGILSTAGQKPGENSPYGQNLNNDGLYAPIHQHMFNVRMDFEIDGPTNAVYEVDMEIPEHNPTHTAFMAVDRLLETEQAAIRKTDTSKHRFWKIANRDSKNIVNEPVAYRLIPTDGIQLAAGDESYVSKRAQFARNNLWVTAYDRTERFAAGEFPNQATGEDDGLHIWTQKDRNIVDQDLVVWYTFGMHHVVRLEDWPIMPRQNIGFMLEPHGFFDQNPTLNLPTNENRTNTTTDTCCTTDK, from the coding sequence ATGACTCTCAACACTGAAATTCACACCGGGGTAGGGGTTTCCCACCCGCTTGATCCGCTCTCCCGCGAGGAGATTTCCCGGGCCGCCGCGATCCTGAAGGACGGCCCGGCCGCCGCGGAATCGTTCCGCTTCATCAGCATTGAACTGCGCGAACCGGAGAAGGAACTGCTCCGCACCGGCGCCGCTGTCACCCGTGAAGCCGACGCTGTCCTGGTCAACCGCGCCGAAGCCCGGTCCTACGAAGCGATCGTGGACCTCGAATCAGGCATCGTCTCCAAATGGACCCAGCTGCCCGCGCACATCCACCCCCCGTTCATGCTCGACGAATTCGCCGAAGGCGAAGAGTCCTGCCGCCAGAACCCCGAGGTCCAGGCCGCCCTGGCCAAACGCGGGATCACCGACATGTCCCTGGTCTGCTTCGAACCCTGGTCCGTAGGCTACTTCGGCGAAGACGACCTGGGCCGGCGCCTGATGCGCGCCCTGGTCTTCGTCCGCGAAGAAGCCGACGACAGCCCCTACGCCCACCCGATCGAGAACTTCATCGTCATCGTGGACCTGAACTCCGGCGAAGTCGTCAAGGTCGATGACGACCAGGCCATCCCCGTCCCCTCCGCGTCCGGGAACTACCTGCCCAAATACGTCGGCGAACCCCGCACCGACCTCAAACCCATCTCCATCACCCAGCCCGAAGGCGCCTCCTTCACCGTCACCGGCAACCACGTCCAGTGGGCCGACTGGTCCTTCCGCGTCGGCTTCACCCCCCGCGAAGGCCTGGTCCTGCACCAGCTCAAATTCCGCAACAAGGGCGTCGAACGCCCCGTGATCAACCGCGCCTCCCTCTCCGAAATGGTCGTCCCCTACGGTGACACCGCCCCCGTCCAGGCCAAAAAGAACGCCTTCGACTCCGGCGAATACAACATCGGCAACATGGCCAACTCCCTCACCCTGGGCTGTGACTGCCTCGGCGAAATCAAATACTTCGACGGCATCACCGCCGACAGCCACGGCAACCCCCTCACCATCGAAAACGCCATCTGCATGCACGAAGAAGACGACTCCATCCTCTGGAAGCACTTCGACTTCCGCGAAGGCACCACCGAAACCCGCCGCTCCCGCAAACTCGTCATCTCCTTCATCGCCACCGTCGCGAACTACGAATACGCCTTCTACTGGCACCTCTTCCTCGACGGATCCATCGAATTCCTCGTCAAAGCCACCGGCATCCTCTCCACCGCCGGCCAGAAACCCGGCGAAAACAGCCCCTACGGCCAGAACCTGAACAACGACGGACTCTACGCCCCCATCCACCAGCACATGTTCAACGTCCGCATGGACTTCGAAATCGACGGCCCCACCAACGCCGTCTACGAAGTCGACATGGAAATCCCCGAACACAACCCCACCCACACCGCCTTCATGGCCGTGGACCGGCTCCTGGAAACCGAACAGGCCGCCATCCGCAAAACCGACACCTCCAAACACCGCTTCTGGAAAATCGCCAACCGCGACAGCAAAAACATCGTCAACGAACCCGTCGCCTACCGCCTGATCCCCACCGACGGCATCCAACTCGCCGCCGGCGATGAATCCTACGTCTCCAAACGAGCACAGTTCGCCCGGAACAACCTCTGGGTCACCGCCTACGACCGCACCGAACGCTTCGCCGCCGGCGAATTCCCCAACCAAGCCACCGGCGAAGACGACGGCCTGCACATCTGGACCCAAAAAGACCGCAACATCGTCGACCAGGACCTCGTCGTCTGGTACACCTTCGGCATGCACCACGTCGTCCGCCTCGAAGACTGGCCCATCATGCCCCGCCAAAACATCGGCTTCATGCTCGAACCCCACGGCTTCTTCGACCAAAACCCCACCCTCAACCTCCCCACCAACGAAAACCGCACCAACACCACCACCGACACCTGCTGCACCACAGATAAATAA
- a CDS encoding DUF5134 domain-containing protein → MFNIPAITWTLTVILLLSGSYHLLQAAKPHQLTDRVNNTLHAVMNILMAAMLWNFAPSTVLAQIAILAGSALWFVIQAVARPEFKILCAGSQGRLKCLYHSFSMAGAAVMVTMMTSHITTGTGAVHADASALPGAHHGMSHSTPAMATATLDHLPGLATPLTIVFAAAALVFASLLVRNRKPSTAARGTATAMHSPRKQHGLEAVGAAAMALMFATMA, encoded by the coding sequence GTGTTCAATATCCCCGCAATTACCTGGACCCTCACGGTAATCCTGCTGCTTAGCGGCAGCTACCACCTCCTGCAGGCTGCCAAGCCGCACCAGCTCACCGACCGGGTCAACAACACCCTCCACGCCGTCATGAACATCCTGATGGCCGCCATGCTCTGGAACTTCGCACCTTCCACCGTGCTCGCCCAGATCGCTATCCTCGCGGGCTCAGCCCTCTGGTTCGTCATCCAGGCCGTCGCGCGGCCCGAATTCAAAATCCTCTGTGCAGGCAGCCAGGGCCGCCTGAAATGCCTGTACCACAGCTTCAGCATGGCCGGGGCCGCCGTCATGGTCACCATGATGACCAGCCACATCACCACCGGCACTGGAGCGGTCCACGCGGACGCCTCAGCGCTTCCCGGCGCCCACCACGGAATGTCGCATTCAACCCCCGCCATGGCCACGGCCACCCTTGACCACCTGCCCGGCCTCGCCACGCCCCTGACAATCGTCTTCGCGGCCGCGGCACTGGTCTTTGCCTCCCTCCTGGTGCGCAACCGGAAACCGTCAACCGCAGCCCGCGGCACAGCAACGGCAATGCACTCCCCCCGAAAACAACACGGCCTCGAAGCCGTGGGCGCCGCCGCTATGGCCCTCATGTTCGCCACCATGGCCTAG
- a CDS encoding multidrug efflux SMR transporter has translation MSWMILILSGSLEAVWAAALHRTFQATGRRRIAPALLFLVSVLASMAGLAFAMQTIPTGTAYAVWVGVGVVLTSAYAMITKAERPTTARLLLLTGIAACVVGLKVVA, from the coding sequence ATGTCGTGGATGATCCTCATTCTTTCCGGGTCGCTCGAGGCCGTCTGGGCCGCGGCCCTGCACCGGACCTTCCAAGCCACCGGCCGGCGCCGCATCGCCCCCGCACTCCTGTTCCTCGTCTCCGTCCTCGCCAGCATGGCCGGACTCGCCTTTGCCATGCAGACCATCCCCACCGGGACCGCGTACGCCGTCTGGGTGGGCGTGGGCGTAGTGCTGACCTCCGCCTACGCCATGATCACCAAGGCTGAACGCCCGACGACGGCGCGCCTGCTGCTGCTCACCGGCATCGCCGCGTGCGTGGTTGGCCTGAAGGTGGTGGCGTGA
- a CDS encoding multidrug efflux SMR transporter → MTKRSVAWLLLLASAVLEAVWATALGLSDGLTVPLPTAVFAVTTTLSMIGLGLAIRSIPLGTAYAVWVGIGAALTVGWAMATGVEPFSVLKVLFIGGIVGCAAGLKSLPADTTPAAGGSDADRTEADRSDADRSDAGIPA, encoded by the coding sequence ATGACCAAGCGTTCCGTTGCGTGGCTGCTGCTGCTGGCCTCCGCCGTCCTCGAAGCCGTCTGGGCCACCGCCCTGGGCCTGTCCGACGGCCTCACCGTTCCCCTCCCCACCGCGGTGTTCGCCGTGACCACCACCCTGAGCATGATCGGCCTCGGCCTGGCCATCCGCAGCATTCCCCTCGGCACCGCCTACGCCGTCTGGGTAGGAATCGGCGCGGCCCTGACGGTGGGCTGGGCCATGGCCACCGGCGTCGAACCCTTCAGTGTCCTGAAGGTGCTGTTCATCGGGGGGATTGTGGGCTGCGCAGCAGGCCTGAAGTCCCTGCCGGCGGACACCACGCCCGCTGCGGGAGGTTCCGACGCGGACCGAACCGAGGCGGACCGATCTGATGCGGATCGCTCCGACGCCGGAATCCCCGCCTGA
- a CDS encoding TetR/AcrR family transcriptional regulator: protein MRVSAEERKEQLIAATVELMRREGVQSVTIRAIAKEANAPLATAHYCFSNKEELMDAAAEAWFKNLSRFSRDVPAHLGLRKAVEQVAEGYWRALEEEPASILSEIELILWATRNAAVSPLAAKIYPAYEVELGNIFSAAAQSNGDRCLIEFPALVRLFLMIYDGAAIQYMTDPKATDHRAQFFMMIDALLLKAGV from the coding sequence ATGCGGGTATCCGCCGAAGAACGAAAAGAACAGTTAATTGCAGCAACGGTTGAACTTATGCGCCGCGAGGGGGTTCAGTCCGTGACTATTCGGGCCATCGCCAAGGAGGCTAACGCTCCCCTGGCCACGGCTCACTATTGCTTTAGCAATAAAGAAGAACTGATGGACGCAGCCGCCGAGGCCTGGTTTAAGAACCTAAGCCGCTTTTCCCGTGACGTTCCCGCCCATCTGGGCCTCCGAAAAGCCGTGGAACAGGTGGCCGAAGGCTACTGGCGTGCTTTGGAGGAAGAGCCCGCCAGCATCCTTTCCGAGATCGAACTCATTCTGTGGGCAACGCGTAATGCGGCAGTCAGCCCGCTGGCCGCGAAGATTTATCCCGCGTATGAAGTGGAACTGGGAAACATATTCTCCGCTGCCGCCCAAAGCAACGGCGACCGCTGCCTCATAGAGTTCCCTGCGCTGGTGAGGCTTTTCCTGATGATTTACGACGGCGCTGCCATCCAATACATGACCGACCCCAAAGCTACTGATCACCGCGCCCAGTTCTTCATGATGATTGACGCGCTTCTCCTCAAAGCGGGCGTCTGA